The sequence GGCATTTAAGGATTTGGAGGAGCATTTCTGATTAAATGGGATTTACCATttcataaaaagaagaaaataaagttctgtATTCTCAAAGGGTGTTTTATCAGATATCTAATCTGCTCATCAATTTTAATTTCCTTGACTCTGAAAGTCTTGTGTAATTTGGAGGAACTTTGGAAGGTAAAGCAGGCTGAGCTATCCATTGGGCCCTTATTTCTCAAAGAAAACTCTTGAGGCAAAGCCAGAAAAATTTTCCTGTTGGATGCCTTTCCTCACCTCTGTTTTAAAGCAGGATGTTGGTTTTTTGATCTTTGAGTAGCGTTTTGGGAAAATACCTCATTCTTGTTGTGAGGTCTTTATTCTGGAGTTTGCACTGTAATTTTGGTATCTCTAAAGGTTTTTCCAGTATTATTCTGTGCCGGTAGCTTTAatgtagcatttttttaattattccaaattttcttttccacagtaCAGAAATTGTTTTAGTTATTGTTTTGTTAATGCCCTTTCTTTCAATGCCAAATGTATATAATTGTGGATTGTGAGTTCAAAACTTGGTTACTGTGCTCAtgttttcagcctgttttctttctctacaaaaataagataaaaagtcAGTTTGGAATGAGCGAGTCATACTATTCTGTTGTAAgaggatatatttttatttgttaggaATTACTACTATGCACATTTGCTGGATTTATTACCCAATAGTTACTTGGGTAACCGATGTCTGTAATGAGCAGAACACATTGAGATTCCTAAGGAGTGGTCCAAGAATAGGttgattcttttcctctttcaggcTTTGCAATAATTTAGTCTCTTGTCTGTATCTTCTTCCTTCCAGTATCACTAAAGGATATTTATTAGACATGCCCATTATCTTATTATTCTAAAGGAGCCTTCGTACTCCAGCAGGGCTTTGAATGTGGAGGAAATTAAATTTAAGGTCATTGTTAGGGAGTTTTATGTCCTCTCgctctttatttcaaaataaaaaggcttCTGAATTATGTGGAGTTTAAAAACATGTGAATTCCTAGTGACTGGAACATAAAGTAATAGTAGTCTTCCTGTAGATATAAAATACTTGGGTTTTTATGTTTGAGAGTTTAACAGATTTGCTGTAGGGGAGAGATTTTGCTGTTGAAGCAGCGTGTTACGGGGAAAAACTGTTCACTTCATGTCGTTTAAGTCAAGTCAGGATAAGGAAGtttattgattgatttatttattatatgcAATTAACTGAAAATCATTGAACTAGACTTTTGGGCTTAATATCAGCAATGCAACAGATAACCACAGTACCAGCCACTTAAAATGGTAACATGCAACTACAAATTTCCAACCTCCTCTTCTGCAACTGATCCCAACGTGtgtcacaggcacacacagattTCTGTGCACCCCCAATTTCCTGGTTGCTGCTTAATCCAGCTGATGGCCCCCCTTCCTCTTTCATGAGGTCACTTGGGGCAAATATCCCCCTGACAGTTTAGGTCACACTGTTTGCACTTGCATCTTTATCTTAGCAGGCATTGTCATCTAGGCCATTTGCCTAGGGAGGGCTGCGCAAGCACCCCAAGGTTGATGTCATAATAAAAAATGTAACCGGTTTGGAAGAATTTCACAGGTCAACGAAATGTCACCTTTTTTGTCTCCAGGTGCTGAAGAAGATGAGGATAATGCTGTGATAACAACATCCAGAATACTTCCAAAGTTGCCGACAACTAGTGATGCATCTAGGGCAGAGACCACTACGGTGAAAATGCAGACCAAGGTGCCTGCACAAACAAAGGTGCGTGGCTGCAGAGCAACACCGTTTACAATGATTTCACTGTACCCCATTGATGGCTTGATGTTACCTTTGTTTGATTTATATGGATTAAAAAGCCCCCGCAAGCTTTACTTAATGCTGCCGCAGCCTGTTAAATGAATACAGAGCTGCTCAGTTTCATTCCTACTAGAAAGTCTGCGTAAGGATGTCTggatttcacaggaaagaagagagTGATGCAGAAAACAGTATCTCATGATACCTTTGAGTTCGAGCTGTACATTTTTTTACATCTCTCAAAGAGTTATTCAAAAATTCTACGTGAAACTTCCCTTCCCAAAGGAGAATGTTGTGTGGTTTGGCTGTAGGTTGAACCCTTGCCAGGTTCCGTTTACTATTTCAGTATTGCCTTCTACCACCATAAGCAATATTGTCTAAGTTACCCTCAAAGATGTTCTGAATATAACATACTTGATGCGTTAGTTTGAGCATGGTTATTTCATTCAGAGGCTGTTATTCTGATAAACACAGGCAATATTTAACAGCTGTTtgctaaatatgcttttgggggtTTTAAGCTTGTGGATAGTGTTTTTCATTCCGACACCGTGATGACAAATAGATCCAGTTACAATGTCTAGCACAGCTTTCTGCGGTCAAAAAGCTTCCCATGTGTTGTGTTTGTGGGTATGGTGGAGTATACGTATGGAGCCACAGCTTGGTGTCTGCCGGTGACAGGCAGTGACCGTGCCGACTTACAGTGCGCCCTGTCTCTGAGCAATGCTCTGTTTCCCTTTTTGTGCTACAGTCACCTGAAGAAATCGATAAAGAAGAAAGGCCTGGCATAGATACCAAGAAAAAGAGTGATGAGCCAGGAGATGACACCGATGTGTTCACCGAAAAGCATTCAGAAAACCTCTTCCAGAGGACAGAAGTTCTGGCAGGTGAGTCATTGTTTGCCAAAGTCTATCTCCCCGGAAACACCACAGAAAACAGAGGGGATCTGTATAGAATAATGAAAACTCCGCATTTGTGTTGTCTTGGTAGATTCTTAAAGACATTCATAGGGGGTAGCCAGTGGTTGATTTAGTGAGAATGAGACGGGCATCTTCTGGAGTTATTTAATAGCGAAGTCTTGCTAATTGCTTTGACACCCGCAAGCTGAAAACTGCCTGCTGAATATCTGGAGCTTCCACAGCTCAGAAAGGCAGTTTGGATTGTTGCTCGCAGTGCAGAAATGTATTTCTCACCTACGTTCCCAAGAGTGCGTTGCTCTCTGGTCCATCTAGTGCAGATGGACACTGCCTGTGAGGAGGTTATTGCAGTGATGagtggatgggtggatggagagGGATGGATAAACGCCGTCCTTAGGATACAGAGGATACAGCCGTTCCTACAGCCCCATGAAATGTTCTCATCGATAGGAAATTCATTTCAGTCTAGAGTCAGAGTGAAAATTGATGGAGAAGAGGGAAAACCGATTTCTTAACTAGTGTAACAAAATAGTTCTTTTAGGGCTGAAAATGTTAACAGTTGAGAAATGAGTGAGtttgaaagaaactgaaatgTTGTTATTGCACATGAAGACAACTTTATGCTCTGGCAGTATGGGTGGCTTTCTTAATTGAGGTTTTGGgaaatttttaataacttttttagaACTGTGGGTTGGTGGATTGCTCACTTGCAGGTGGAATGTCCTTTTAAATGATTGCCTTATAAACACAAACAGGCTTTCCGAGAATATATTTCAGGATACCAATAATTAAGACAGTTGCATAATGGGAGCCCTTTTCTGTGATTTGAAAACAATCACAAACGCTTTGTGTGAGATGAAAAGAAACACGGTgctaaacttatttttttcttgcatattgTGAATCTCTTCTTTCTTTGGTTACAGCTGTTATTGCTGGTGGAGTTATCGGTTTTCTTTTCGCAATCTTCCTTATCCTGCTGCTGGTATATCGCATGAGAAAGAAGGATGAAGGCAGTTATGACCTTGGTGAACGTAAACCATCCTGTGCTGCCTATCAAAAGGCACCTACTAAGGAGTTTTATGCATAAAATTCCTATTTAGTGTCTCTATTTATGAGATCACTgaacttttttaaataaagcttttgcATAgaataatgaagattttttttttttcattaaagagcCATTATGGCACCTTTATGATAAAATCCCAttgtatttaaaacttttcatgtattcctttaaaaatgtaaaaattaaaacttaacaTTTGCAGTGTTCTGTGAATAACAGTGGCAAAGCATTATTTTATAAAACCATTGATGTTCACTGAatcatttttaaaactttatgcataaatataaaataatgaaaatgattgTTTTATCCTATGGTTCAATGAAAGTTGTTTAATTTTTGTCGGCATGTCTCAGATTGATCTTACAAGttagtttttatttcattaatttatctgtttccaaaaaatgcctttttgtagTTGTCATGGTGCAATTTGTCTTCAGATAATTCAGATAACAGTAACTTTTAgtgtaaatgtaatttttcagctATGTAAACTTTAACCTCCACTTTGTATAAATTTAAGTGTCAGAATATCAATTTTACACTTTGCATTGTTTCTCAGCGTACCTGTAGCTTCAGTGAGATTTGTAACAGCAAATTAATGTGTAAAATTGGATTATTACTACAAACTGTATAGTCGTATTCTTACTAAACAAGTCTCCTGTAAGGAAGATTTGGAGTAAGCTACTGACAAACCTAAGCAAACCCAAAGACTCTAACAGTATTTTGAGAAGTTGCTGCAGATTTCTATGGCCACTGTATTTGTTAATTATTTGCAATTTGAAGGTACAAGTAGGGgtttaaatttttgttctttaaaaatgcatttaagttGTAAACGTCTTTTAAAGCCTTTGAAGTGCCTATGATTATATGTAACTCGTCGCAGACTGGTGTTAATGAGTAtataacagtaaaagaaaatgttgGTATTTTATAAGCACAGACAATTCTAATGGTAACTTTTGTAGTCTTACATGGATAGACATAATTGTAATTTGGGAACATAAACACTACTGAATAAATCATGTGGCCTAATACTGAGAATTCCATTGTGATATACTTTTGTACGCTTTTCATTTTATGTCTACTTGCTTATGTTTTGATGTTACAGAGTACATCTAGTAGATCTTAGAaatccagaccaaaaaaaaaaaaggcggctgTTGATTGGGCTGATCCTTGGACCAGATCTATTGCTGAGAAAAGTGGGAATGTTTAAGTCTTGCATCTGGTGTATGAGTTATGAGTCATTCGACCTTTGCATTATATTTAATGGCAGTATTGATACAGACCTGTTCTTCCTGCAAATGTTGTTTTCCATACTGTAAAATTCAAAGGAGTACCTGGTTTCATTTATTGTGTATATCGGTTTTTGATTtgttgttctggtttgttttttccccggCCTTTTGGAGAATTTTGATCTATTCTGCTTGGACTCCAGCAGAAGAATTGAGACAAGTGGAGTATCTTcataagagaagaaagaaatattccGAGTAGAAGAGAAAAGGCTCTGTTGCTTAGACCACAGATAGGTGTTGGATAGAGGGGCACGTGGAGAAGACGATAGTCTGCCTCCTTATATTATGCTTTGTAACAGACAAATGGCTTCGTCTTCTGCTCTGTTAACCTCCTCATTTTTTACTTTTGAGATTTCCAAAATATAGGTGTTCAGGACATCAAGCTGAACTGCTTCTCAGAAATGGCAATGTATTGTAAATAAGATCTGGTAGCTCTTCAGATAAGAGTTGCGTAACTTGTATTTGTTGCTGTCCCAGGTTCAGTGGTCATTTAGGAACAAACAAACGCTCTCCTGtgctaaaatatttaatatattgctttttaaattacttatacTTACTGGCAAGTTTTTCAAAGCCATACAAGTTCAACAAGTAAAAACAGGGTAAGAATTTAACAGGTATATCTTATTGTGCAATATTTAGTGAAATTCAATTAGTAAAATAACTGCTTGAAATAACTgtgccaagaaaagaaaatttttggcAAATGCTGTGCCACTGctgtaaaataaagcatttgttaAAGTGCCAAAATAAAGTCTACCATGCCTAAACTAATACTTTATTTGTATAGTCTGACATCCAGTTTTTTGAAGCCCACTTTGCTTAAGGTAGTAGATCTGAATTTTCTTGACGGGTTCAATGAATATCGCTGTAAGTATAGCTGTAAATATTAAACACCAGATAAATTGTCTCCTCCTTCTTCATAAGCAAATTGGTATTaagaagctgttttctttttatttataaatgttgGACTCTGCCTGTATACAGAACGCACAGGACACTTTATGCAACATAGATATCTGTTGTAACTATGTAGGCTACCAAATATGATGCTTGTTGGGTTCCTTCTGCATCTGCTTACAAGCAGAAGCAATGGTAAAGTTCCAGCTCTGCTTCaccacttgccttttttttcccctacacatCCATTATCTGCTCTGTTGTGTGCAGAAGAGGTTTAATGCTTCAGCTATGTACACAGACTTAAAGTAATGCATTCCTCCCGCCCTCCCTAACAAAAACTCGAGACTTTACCATGCAATAGGCATGAGAGTAGCATTTATCATTTCACGATCTCTTTGCCATTCTCTTTTCGGTGCCAAGCCATGCTATTAGGGAAAAATTCTAACAGAGCTATTGCCTCGATTGTAAACGTGGGTTTGTTTTTCGTCAGGCTGAACACCAGGCTGATGCAGACACCCAGCTTCCAGCAACACTGCTCAGAAGAAACGGGCTGCTGATGCGCATCTCTTACTCTGAGGCTTCCTAGCACAAGCTGGTCTTTGGTTTTGCTACCCTTTTGTTCTCCCCTTCCTGGATGTGTTTCTAGCCATACTCCGGCTGCTTGTGGATGTTGCTGGGCAGCTGGGAGTCCCGGTGCCAGGCTGTGGATGCTGTGCCACGTTGCCTGCAGCTAGCAGTGGCATCTGTACCTCTGGGACGGCTTTTCCTAAAGACCCTTGGCTCTTCTCCGCTGTAGCAGCTCTGAAATTcctcagcaacctgatctggcACTTCCTTGTGATTGATAGGCCCTAGTGTTTATCAAAAAGccattttgctttgatttattcTGGGTTATAAATGGTTACTACCTCTTAGATTCTTTACAAATGAAGCCTGATGCAAGTAGCTTAAAGCTTATGTTAAAGTAGTCTCTCACCTTTGCTTTATTCATGGAAAAATAACTTCTGAAGTTGAGTTCCTTGTTCCTCTTTTAAAAGTGAATTGTAGCGCATGTTTACA comes from Numenius arquata chromosome 3, bNumArq3.hap1.1, whole genome shotgun sequence and encodes:
- the SDC2 gene encoding syndecan-2, which translates into the protein MRGVWLALTVSFVACASGQPRADLTSDKDLYLDNSSVEEASGVYPIDDDDYSSGSGSGAEEDEDNAVITTSRILPKLPTTSDASRAETTTVKMQTKVPAQTKSPEEIDKEERPGIDTKKKSDEPGDDTDVFTEKHSENLFQRTEVLAAVIAGGVIGFLFAIFLILLLVYRMRKKDEGSYDLGERKPSCAAYQKAPTKEFYA